The following are encoded in a window of Salvelinus fontinalis isolate EN_2023a chromosome 40, ASM2944872v1, whole genome shotgun sequence genomic DNA:
- the LOC129839692 gene encoding endoplasmic reticulum resident protein 27-like, which translates to MIPLLSLFLSLLAASVIAKDSALPTLSDVTAAEAFIEASEVVVIGFFETPSEETFGYKEFVEAAKTVKHIPVALCSDKEAWAKLSIVSDTIAIFRKADNHQDNLQLSETKKVEADGLARFITMNELRYITEYNQVTAVGLFQSEVKAHLLLFINRGSGDYKELKDRLGALAPEFVGKFLFVLVHGVKSNEKSLGYFGLTSRDLPRVGIYDGDSDMKWLMPEGEISTERVREFCQSLILGNLKEVKQAGEPDPKTEL; encoded by the exons ATGATACCgctgctctctctgtttctctccctcctggCCGCATCAGTCATAGCTAAAG acaGCGCCCTCCCAACCCTGAGTGATGTCACTGCAGCCGAGGCCTTCATCGAAGCCTCTGAGGTGGTCGTCATCGGGTTCTTTGAG actcccTCAGAGGAGACTTTTGGCTACAAGGAGTTTGTGGAGGCAGCTAAGACTGTGAAGCATATCCCTGTGGCTCTGTGCAGCGATAAGGAGGCATGGGCCAAACTCAGCATCGTGTCTGACACTATCGCCATCTTCAGAAAG gcagATAACCACCAAGACAACCTTCAGCTCTCTGAGACCAAGAAAGTGGAGGCGGACGGTCTTGCTCGCTTTATCACCATGAACGAGCTTCGCTACATCACCGAGTACAACCAAGTG acagCAGTGGGTCTGTTCCAGTCTGAGGTGAAGGCACACCTCCTGCTCTTCATCAACAGGGGGAGTGGTGACTATAAAGAGCTCAAGGACCGACTAGGAGCTCTGGCCCCAgaatttgttggaaag TTCCTGTTTGTGCTGGTACACGGGGTGAAGTCCAATGAGAAATCTCTGGGCTACTTCGGCCTGACTTCACGTGACCTTCCCCGCGTGGGCATTTACGATGGCGACTCAGATATGAAGTGGCTCATGCCCGAGGGAGAGATCTCCACCGAGCGTGTGCGGGAATTCTGCCAGTCACTCATACTAGGCAATCTCAAG GAGGTGAAGCAGGCAGGAGAACCTGATCCTAAAACTGAGTtgtaa